In Rutidosis leptorrhynchoides isolate AG116_Rl617_1_P2 chromosome 6, CSIRO_AGI_Rlap_v1, whole genome shotgun sequence, the DNA window atcaaaagtataatttttatcattattatcttcgttatcattactattatttttattgatattattattattatgaatattacttattaatattaattataaaatttatgaatTCATTGACTAAAAACTAGGTAATTTTatctaaaaatatttttattattaaaattaacatattattatatttaatgtatttataaattattaatatcaaatatgatttataaagataaataaatatgcgtaaattatatattaaaaatcagTTTTGTTATCTGTTTCTGTCATACTATTTTACTCGTGATACCAAATTTTAAACATCGACCCTACAATAAGCAAATTATCACTTCACATTCTCTGCACAAAGCCATCGATCTATTTCCCTCTCCTTATCAAATTCTCACCACGATAGTTACTAGTAATTGAAGAATTAAACAAATAAATTAGGATTAAGCTTGGATTACTCTGTCATGACGGTTCTATATTCAATAGCCCGAATCTGAGTCAGTCATCACAATCTATAAATTCCATTGTGTTAGGAATCAACCATTTGAACTATCTGTAAGATTTTGATCTTTAATTTTTTTAATTGATGATGAATTGTTGAGTCAAACTTTTTAAAATAAAAGTCAACAGTTTGTTCTTTGATTAAATTCGACATTTCTGTTATGGTTCAAACTTAATTTGTGATTTCAAAAGGTTCTATGAAGGATTtgcaacatatttcatgttgtaatcattGTCTAAACATGTCTAAATTTTTAAATCGCCATTTGAGTTCTTATTTTCCAAAAACGAAACTCCTGCTGTTCAATTTTTCAATTTTAATTTCTGTTTATGTTGATTCACCATATTCAAATCGATGTTGCTTCAATGATACTTCCTAAATGAAACAATTAATTTGAAGTCTAGTTTGGTTTTGGTCTTCTGGTAGATTCAGTTGTGAAGAGGAAGAAGAAGTAGAAACAGAAGATAAAAGAGGTTAAATATAAAAAGATTACGTGTTACTTCAGAAAAACAGATTATAGCAGATGGTTAGGTTGTTGGGTCAGggagcgagtggtctcgggttcgagtcccggcggtggcattctttttgagcttttcttcaaggttgtgacactattattattattattattattattattattattattattattattattattattattattattattattattattattattattattattattatgattatgattgatattattgttatgttactagtattattagtaattgttattattattacaagtattattattactatcattactattattgctattattattatgattattattattattattattattattattattattattattattattattattattattagtattattaatattattatgattaatattattattaatatagttattaaaatagttattattattattatcattgttataagtattataactaatattattagtataagtattactagtgtagtattattattattattatgaaaataaaacaacttattattataaatattagtattagtaatttagtattattaataatatgattagtaAAATTTCTAATAAAACCATCATGTTTATCAAAATCACTACTATTATtaaaaatgttgtttttatgaaaactaacattttatcaTACCATTATtatatcaaaattatcatctttattgaacttattattatcactatcattattactattattagtatcataactattaatatccttattctggtatcattatcataaatattttacaaacagaagaaatttatataagaatatataagtataccgatattacataatattactttttaactaatataatatcatttatattgatataacatttattaaattatatatcaaataaacattataggatattataagtattaatagattatatatataaatactaatcttaatacataactaaatatatataagtttattcgattacaattatgttttaatagatatacaaatgatataggttcgtgaatccgaggccaaccttacacttgttcaatgatgtcatatgtatttttactacaaaatacagtagagtgagtttcatttgctccctttttaaatgtttttgcaatatatacttttgggactgagaatacatgcgctgcttttataaatgttttaagaaatagacacaagtaatcgaaactacattctatggttggattatcgaatcgaatatcaccctttttagtctggtaatctaagaattagggaacagaaaccttaattgacgcgaatcctaaagatagatctattgggcctaacaaatcccatccgggttacagatgctttagtacttcgattttatcatgtccgatgagagtcccggaatgatgggaatattctagacgcgttttgttaatgtcgattaccaggtgttcaccatatgaatgatttttatctctatgcagtttttgcgaaatgcctgatatgagatgatgtttatgaaaaatggaaatgaaaatcttgtggtctattaaaattatggaaatgattgattatgataaactaatgaactcactaaccttttggttgacactttaaagaatgtttattctcaggtattaaagaaatcttccgctgtgcatttgctcatattagagatattacttggagtcattcatgacatatttcaaaagacgttgcattcgagtcgtcgagttcatcaagattattactaagtcaattatagttggatatattatgaaatggtatgcatgccgtcaactgtcgatgtaatgaaagtttgtcttttaaaaacgaatgcaatgtttgtaaaatgtatcatgaagaggtcaagtacctcgcgatgtaaccaaatgtaatgtattcgtccagatggattaggacgggtcatgaaagtatgACGTCGACAGCTGTAGAAAACTGCGTAACCATAACCGCGGCCACCACCACCACCTTTACGTTTTTTAACTCGCTAAATGCCGTTCCCATTACATTATTGAACTCCGATCTGTTAAAAGTGGTTGATGGTCGAAGGTTGATGGCAAAAGGTTGAAAGTGGCGGTGGTCGAAGGTTGCTGGCCGACGGTGGAGACTGACTGAGGTCGTCCGTATTATGGTTGTTTTGGGTAGTAACCACCGGTGGCGGTTTGCAGAAGGTTGAAAGTGCTGATCATGGTGTTTGCCGGAGGTCGGACGATGGTCAGTGTTGGCGACGGTGGCTGGAGGTTGTTAGCGGTGGTTACTGGAGGTTAATGGTGGTGGTGTGGTGTAGGAAGTTGGTGGTGGTGAGTTTGCAGGATGGATGttgatgtttaaaaaaaaattgaaatgacgaaaatacctctGGTTACTATTAGTGAATAGTAAAacagtgttttgtctattagtgtatagtatagtataataatgataataaaactttGTTTCTTTTTTCGGATAATTATTACTGTACTCCGTGTGAGTTATGACACGAAGGAGTGATTAATAATGTGAAGAAATTGTACCACTTTCTTCTTTTGGGGTGTGTATTTTATACTCCGTATACAAGTAGTACTCTGTATTTACCAAGATAAGCAAAAAGGCATGCTTTCCTGGCATAAAAAATGTCCATTCCATATTAATTAATCACTGCTCCATTGAGATACAATATTGCATTTACTAATTTTAGGAAATATAATGACACGTTATTATGTTGACATATTTACAACATGTATGAAATAAGGCTAGTGATCATTTTCATAAATTATTAATAGGGTAATAAATTATACTCTCTCGATCCTATATTGATAAACAACTATTTTATTTTGCAATGTCTCAAACTAACACGGGAACTAATACGGGGTAGTTTACTTTCCTAAATAAATAAGAATGAGATTGTTGAAGTTCTTCATATCCATAACTTTTGCAGATAAAAAAAAGAGAGTTAAAAATAAGCGTAAAATCAAAAAATGAAATTGTAATTACCATTGAATTTCATCCAAGGGTGCCTTCCGCACATTGCATTGTGAGAACAGTGGGGGAGGGGGCTTTACCATCCATGCCCTCGAATTGGACTGGGTTTTCTCCTGTGCAGCATTTGGAGGCGGGTTATGCAAttgcgggagatgaacgcgtgtGTTGTTAAGTCTCCCCTAGATGATCCTGTACCGCTGttaaaaaaatgatgaaatttcttaaacaatgtgtatTTTATGTGAGGACTGTTAATATGTGATAGAGAGTATAATAACTTATTAACGTGTATTTTTTATgaatatatttaaaatgttactccgTTATAAATTGTATGTAAAAACATGGACTGTTTTTTTCTCGAAAAAACTATAAAATTTTTTTAACAATAAGGGAATactgtaggatcgtgtaaacagaaTTAAACGATCTTATCTTCAATATCGAATGCGGAATAACTCGATATTGGGTTTTTATACCAAAACAACTAATCAAAACAATGATCTTAGCGATATAATAGACTTTAGGATGATTAAGATCAACCTACAAGAGTGCTAGACGAATAGGTAATCGGATACAATGCTTAGAATGGTTTAGAGTTCGTAACCCTAATAATGAACCCGAATTGGACAATAAATACTAACAGCATGTGCAACCGTGCAGGTTGCAGGATACAACCGTTCGGTTGCTCATTGAACCCGATGGATGCATTATACATCCGTGCGGTTGTACACCAAGTGTGTAAATTACACATTAAGCGTATATTAACTCGTATACTATTACACACCGCATACTATAGTGAACTTGAGACTAACGTTGTGCATAAACAAATACTTTATAAAAAATAAAAGCTCAAATACAAATGAGGAGAACAAAATCATTTAAGCTCAACTATAACAAACCACTAAAAGTGAGCTAAAAAACGCATAAGAAAAAGAAAGATCCAAACAAAAGCAAACAAATAACAAAAGCAACTACAACATGAACAAACTAGCCAAAAAAGAGGGTTCCAACCCTAGAAAAACATCATGTATTGGGTCGTCTAGAATGTCACAAAACGGCTTCGGTTAATTCGCGCATTGGGTCGTCTAATCAGCAGGGCAGCTTCACATGGGCCTGGGCTCGTCAACCTTTGGGCCGCGGCTTAGGCGATCTCATGTCTTTAATACAGATGGTTTCGGGGATATCGTTAAGCGACAAAGCGGATTCATGGCATTGGAACTTAGATGGGGACAATCCCTTCTCCGTCAAAAAATTATCGGGTATGTGTGATGAAAAGCTTTTATCTATTGGAAGCAACTTATCAAGTACTTTGCGTAACAACTTAGTGCCTAAAAATGTAGAAGTTTTTGTGTGGCGTTTGATGAAGAAAAGATTACCGGTCAGGATTGAATTAGATAAAAGGGGTGTTGACCTTCATAGTGTTCGATGCCCCATTTGTGACGACGATATTGAAACAACAGATCATACCTTGTTATTTTGTTCGTTTGCTCAAGATATTTGGAGCCGAATCAATAGTTGGTGGGGGTTGGGTTCGTTTTCGAATCTTAGTTTCAATGAGATTCTTAGAGGAAACTCCGGTGTCTCTATGTCTCCTTTCGGGAAGAAAATTTGGCAAGCTATCGAGTGGATAAGTGCGTACTACATTTGGAAGAACCGTAATAATCGAGTGTTTCGCGGAAATACGTGGAGTGTAGCGGTTACTCTTAATGAAATCCAGGTCAAATCGTTCGAATGGATTTCAGTTCGTAATAGAGGAAAAAAATTTGACTGGTATACTTGGTTGAGCAACCCTCTCATATATCTTTCGAGCTAGTTTTTCTTATATGGTTGCTCACTTCGCAACCTATTTCTTGTGATGTAATTTTTGTACGTTGTTATATTTTTCGTGATTAATAATAttccttgcttttcaaaaaaaaaaaaaaaaaaacatcatgtATTGAGTGTCAAATATTGATATCGATAATATAAAAAAGGAAATATAGAAAAGGAAAGTTGTTAAATAGGATGAATTTAGTTTCCACTTTCTTTCTTTTGTGGTAGTATTCCCCCATAAAGAGGACATGAGCACCAATCAAACACCAATCAATCACCTCAACCATTGGCAATTTTAGGCCATCCCTATGTCCGTAGGGTTCCTTGTTGGCTAATTTTAAGGTTACCATTTTCCAAATCTATAATCACATACCCACATAAAATTACAAGTCCCAATCTACAATTTACAAGTCATGATAGCAACACATATCTAGCTTCAACCACTTCATTACTTAATAAAGTAATTACCCTATTTTCTCCCTAGTCCATACACTCACATCTTTAATTTCTACAAATATACTTCCTATCTTCCCCCTACCTATCTCTCTCATCTAAGAGAGAAAGAACAGCCCTTTTCTGGGATTTTGCCTCTTTTGTAAGGTTACTTTTTCTTTCTTGACTGATATCTACTTGTAAGAGTTGATATATTTAGCTAAATATTGTACTTTTCCAATCTCTTTCCTTAATAGGACTaccttgtaaaaaaaataaattctTGATTCAACAATGTATATGGAATCATGGAGATTAATGTTTAAATGTTTAATGGATCTTGATCACACAAAGTTTGAATTTTTATGTGATGGGTTACCTTACATATTCCAAAATTcccttatttttatttataattttatgTTGTATAGATTGTTGAAAGATAAATAAGTTAAAGATGGTGAGAGGAAAGACTCAAATGAAGAGGATTGAGAATGCTACCAGTAGACAAGTGACCTTCTCCAAAAGAAGAAATGGTTTGTTGAAAAAAGCTTTTGAACTTTCTGTGCTTTGTGATGCTGAAGTTGCTCTGGTCATATTTTCTCCAAGAGGCAAACTTTATGAATTTGCAAGCTCAAGGTTCCATTTTTCCCACTCAattcttgattttttttttatagaatttATGGATTCTTTTTATTTTCTTGAATTTAATTCTGGGTTTCGATCCTTCTTTTATCAAAAGATGATTTATCTACTGAATGTTTAACATATACAGTACATAAAAGACACTTCTTGAAAGTAGTTGATCAGATCTTTGAAATAATTTCAAGATATAGTATGAAAAAAACAAAAGTTTTGATCTTTTGCTAATTCTAATTAGTGGGTCTTCATTAGTTTCTTGATTTAATTATGGGTAAAATTCTTTAGAGTGATTTCGACTATAACCATGTCTGAATCTGcataatttttattttttgataACGGCAAACTCAAGGACCCTATATAATTTACACGAATAatgtcctaagcaggactcgaacccatgactccAAGGTCAGAGGGTTCTCCGATACTGCATAATTTTACAATGCATTAACCTACACATGGTTTTAAATGTGGTTAACCAGATCTTAATCTTAATTGAGAGACATAAGAAAGACAAATTAATTTTTGATCTGTGATGTTGATATAATTTCACTGATTACAAGCTAGAAGATTTCTCCAAATTTATTAAAGTATAGTAACGGAAGATCAAGAACACGTATATGGAAAGTGAGGTGAACTGGTGTATTTTGGCTGACAATGTTTTAATATTTAATAGTCATGAATAAACCAGTGAAAATGGAGTAATAAaagaatataaatataattaatcacTAAACAACAGTACTAGTATATGAATAGCTTCTAAAGTTATCATGACACAAATTTGTTGACTTATTGTCTGGCCTATTTGAATTAGATAACTAAAATGATTTGTTTATGTTTAATACTCTCAATATAAAATTGGTGTTATCAGTTATCACATCGATTCAGCTTACGAGTTTTTAGAACCGGTTTCAAAGTTTTTGGGGGAGCAAAGCTGAAaatcaaaatttaaaataaaattagATTTGTAAACTGAATTAAAAATTGTATTTGAATTTGGTTCGATTAGATTAAAACTAAAAAATCAAAAATCATAGTAATTCAACTTAAAAAAACAAGAACTTATATTGTAAAAAATTGTTCCTAATATGGCATGATCAATTATTGTATTAATTATTACCTCAAATACATCTTTGCCTGTATAGCTAGGTTTTGTACACTTAAAACACAATATATTTCAATTCTTATTGAGTTCATATAGTGATTCACACAAAAACATAAGAGTGTTTTCATCATTTCTTGTATGCACTGATTGAAAATTTTCTTCCGGTTTCGTATCAAATCAGCATTCATGATACGGTTGAACGATATAAAAACCATGTGAAAGATGTTCAAGCTGATACTTCAAGTGTTGAAGATGTTCAGGTACGTACGACATCTAGTGTTACAATTTGAGGAATATTCTTGAACCTATTCCCTTTGCTCCCTATATATGTGTTCTTCGATCGCCTTTTTAATTTGCTGTTTTTGATTAAATTCAATTGCAGTACCTGAAGCATGAAACAGCTGCCATGGCAAAGAAGGTAGAACTCCTGGAAGTTGCAAAAAGGTACActattaattaaaaatattatcTTGGCTGTATTATATACTACATTCTTGGAGACCAGAAGCTTAATTATGTCTTATGTCTTATGTCTTATGCATGTGCGTCTGCAGACGTTTTTATGCAAACTATgtgtttttctgaagacataataCAAGAATAATGTTTTTTTCTATCTGTAAACTCGTAGACATACAAATGTACTTCTTAGTGCTGCAAACATAATCAAGTTCTTTTGTAGACATAAAAACAAACGAACTTCACTATTCATACTAGGCCATTAGTCCGCGGGTCTTCAGATAaaatcattttagaaaacaaacaacACCGTAGTTATTGATCATATTTTTATACGCAACATATGAATAATGCAATTGTGATGCAGACCAAAAAGTGCAATTGATGTCCTAACGAAATATATGTAGCATGTATATATatgataaatacaaatatatatagaaaTGTGGTGTGTGAAATAATGATAAAATCTTGATCAGAGAACAAATTTTTATTGAAGGCAAAGAAATGCAACTTATCAGTCCTTAAacattatacatataatgttgAAATGATGATTAATGTAGATCAAAATCTTCAATAATCAAGAAGAAAAGTGGCTTATAATTTTAGAGTTGTAATGCAGGAGACTTTTGGGAGAAGAATTAGGAACAAGCACCATTGAAGAACTGCTTCAGATTGAACAGCAGCTGGAAAGGAGCGTTCGCATTATTCGAGCACGAAAGGTTAGAATAATAGTTTTTTACCTGTTGCTAAGAATATGATATCGCATTAATTAAGTTGTGTATATTTTTCAATTTTAGCATTTTAATTGCTGGATATTTTGATATTTTAGATGCAAGTTTACACTGAACAGATTGAGCAACTACAAGCAAAGGTACACTTTAGTAAATTAAATACTTATGGTACAAGTTTATTGCATGAAATACAAGAttccatttttatgtttgattaactgatttttatttaaatgaatatgatCAGGAGCAAATGCTAGCAGATGAAAATGTAATGCTTAATGAGAAGGTCAGTAGTTTCTTTTACTAATTCCTTCATTTCTACATGCATAAAGTGTAAATTCAATTCATCAAAAATAGTAATAAATTTTATTTAGTAATCTAAAAGATTACATCGAATTTTATAGTGTCTGATTGAAGAAGACCGAGGAACTGAAGAAATTAGAGCGAATGTACGTGTTACTGAAATTGGAGAGAACTCTGATGTCGAAACAGAATTATTCATTGGACCACCAGAGACGAGACGATGGCTAAAGTAATCGTTACGACATACAGAGATATATATGCACATGTATATttctatataatataataatatatttatcaaGATAATTAACATTACGTCACCAAGATTAGAATTAGAATCTAAGTGCTATAAGCATACAAATCTTGTTGTAAGTTTTGCAACAAAATTTTCAATTGATGGACGTCTAGAAATATGCATATCATAATCAGATCGACCTTATTAGCTGATCCAACTCTAAGTTACTTTATCTAATAGAATATAGTATTGATTAATATTGTATAATGTATGTATAGCCACAGCTGGAGCTTAAACGTAATGGTTGGGGGATCAAATTTGGTGTAACGTATTttagcaagaaagaacgtaatattgTGAGGACAAAATTgcatattttatacacattttaggTGATAATATCGATCATAAGTGTACATCGTCTAAGAGAGGTCCCAATGGTTTCGTCTTAGTCCTCCAGGACTAGTAGCCACATCAGCACTTCATTTTCAAGACTAAACCcatgactaaacactcccaacgGTTACACTTTTCTTCCATATTTTttaattactttttattttttctaaacaattaaataattaaaattaaacatAATAGGCATTAATATAAAACTAAAAtttcattaaaaataaaaaaacgttacaataatttaaataaataaaaaaacgttacaataatttaaataaaatgcgacataaataaaaataaaatactaaacAACTCGTCGTCGTCCGGACGTACCAATTCCTTGGCATATTTTTTCTCATGTCTTGCTCGATAATTCATCATCATTCCATATTCGTTTGGAAGGCAAATCTCGTGATACCGGTTTGGAAAGAAGCTTCAAACTTTTCAACATTTTTCTCGTCTCGCTTTCTTCACAAAGCTTTTCCATGGTTTTAGTCGCCGCTAATTGAGAAGCTTCGGCGGACTGAGCTATCTTTATCCGAACTTCGTCGGATGATATACGACTCGCGGCATCGGATGAGTACGAATCCCTTTGACTTTTAGCTCGACTTGGAGGACGTCGAATCGGGTCGtgatttttaaataaaattttaaattggGTTGGGTCGGGGTTCGTGCTAATTTTCGGGTTCGAACTAGCCTCGGTTGGAATTGGTAATTCATCGGCTTGTTTTCTTTTGTTGGTAGCCGATATACCTTCACTTTCAATAAACTTCCGGCAATCCCTTAAAACTAGCCACGCATCCTCAAAAGCGAATTGTCGCTTGGTTTGGTGTTTGAATTGCTTTTGGGTCGCATTCATAACGTCCTCCCCAGAACAACCACTTTGCCACATTATCTCAAGTTTCGAATAAATACCAATAAAAATCTTAACATCTCTTTGAATTTTAGCCCATTTACCACTTATTTGATCCGCACGCCTTTGCTCTGAAACTAACGAATTGTATTGTCTTCGGACTTCACCCCAAAATGAATTATCAGTTTGGTTGTTTCCTGCATCCGGATGTTCCGAAACATACACATAATGCCCGACTAAAATTTTTGTTTCCAAGTTGGTCCAAGGAACTTTCGGACACCTCACTTTTTTTCCTCGAACATCGGCCACGGGTTCATCTTCGGGTTCGACATCGGCTTCGACATGGCGTGGAGTTTCGGGAACTTCTTCATCATCTGATTCGTCACGAAGTCTTGGATAATATGGTGTTTGTTGAGATTGTAGTTGAGATTTTTGGTTCGTGAAAATGGGAAATGGTTGAGATTGTTGGTTAATATTGTAAGGAATATGTTGTTGATAGTGTTGGTTAGTGTAGTATTGTTGATGTTGAGTTTGTTGTGTGTGAACATTTGgaaatatatgtaacgacccgactttttcgacttttaattatattaattacttcacgaaactgcgtatttgtgcgtactaatttagattatattctgggatcattaattatgttaattaattTCGTTAAATatctacaacgtgttattaagtgcttaatcacttaacatgatccttgaatgcatttacgaccgttagtgtcacttattgtttaaaacgagctacgtacttgg includes these proteins:
- the LOC139854080 gene encoding uncharacterized protein, with the translated sequence MVSGISLSDKADSWHWNLDGDNPFSVKKLSGMCDEKLLSIGSNLSSTLRNNLVPKNVEVFVWRLMKKRLPVRIELDKRGVDLHSVRCPICDDDIETTDHTLLFCSFAQDIWSRINSWWGLGSFSNLSFNEILRGNSGVSMSPFGKKIWQAIEWISAYYIWKNRNNRVFRGNTWSVAVTLNEIQVKSFEWISVRNRGKKFDWYTWLSNPLIYLSS
- the LOC139852212 gene encoding MADS-box protein SOC1-like, coding for MVRGKTQMKRIENATSRQVTFSKRRNGLLKKAFELSVLCDAEVALVIFSPRGKLYEFASSSIHDTVERYKNHVKDVQADTSSVEDVQYLKHETAAMAKKVELLEVAKRRLLGEELGTSTIEELLQIEQQLERSVRIIRARKMQVYTEQIEQLQAKEQMLADENVMLNEKCLIEEDRGTEEIRANVRVTEIGENSDVETELFIGPPETRRWLK